The nucleotide window AAGGCCTGGTTACCGTGATCAACGATTTTAAATTTATTTCCATCACCCCCAAAGATTATACTTACAAATGGGTGCTGTTGAAAAATGGAGATACGGCAACTACCGGAAGCTTTGACGTAACAATAGCGGCCGATTCGAAGAAGGAGGTGAAACTGAACCTCTCTGAAATAAATACAGAGCCAGGCCAGGAGTACTACCTGCATGTATATGCCTTAACCCGCACTGCTTCCCGGTTTTTACCTGCAGGTTTTGAAGCGGCTAAGGGAGAGTTGGCGCTAACCGGCAATAATTACTTTACAGGCAAACAGGCCAAAAAAAATAAGGCATGGGAGAAGAAGGAAGAAGGGGAAAAGGTTATCATAACAGCCCAAGATGTTAGTTACGAATTTCAGAAGAACTGGCGGGGATTAAGCTCTTTCAATCCATCCTCTTTAGGATGGTTGTTTGGCAAGCATCCCAAACTGAATTTCTGGAGAGCGCCAACTGACAATGATTTTGGAGAGCAGGCCCAGTATAATCTTCGCTTATGGGAGGCAGCTTCACAGAATCAAAAAACCAGTTTTAAAGGTATAGAGGAAACTGATGGTGCTATAAGTTTTATCTATGAGGTTAAGCCTGTAGGTATTGAAGCGGTAACTACTATAACTTACACAGTTAACGCCAACGGGTCTTTAACCATAACTGCAAAGTATAAAGCGCTATCCGCTGACTTACCCGAGTTAATGCGCTTCGGAATGAACATGGAGTTATCGGACAGGTTCAATGAATTTACCTGGTATGGTCGTGGCCCCTGGGAAAATTATGTTGATAGAAAAGACGATGCCTTCATGAGTATTTGGAAAGGAAATGTAGCAGATCAGGCATTTTCTTATTACCGCCCCCAGGAAGCGGGTAATAAAACAGATGTACGGTGGTTGATGCTTACCGATAAAAATGGCAAGGGTATACGTATCGATGGCGCGCAGCCGCTTTCGGTTAGTGCTACCAATTACCGGACGGAAGATTGGGACCCGGGCACTACCAAGAAACAGCAGCATGCATCTGACGTACTGCCTGTTGATCGCGTGATATTGAATGTAGACCTGTTTCAGAGAGGAGTGGGTGGTTTAAACTCATGGGGAGCAAAGCCGCTGGATCCCTATCGTTTCAGGGAAAAAGAGTATAGCTATCAATATACGATTAGCGTTATCCAGTAGTATCGCAAACTTATAAAAAGAATATCCGGCAGGCTTACCGTTTAAACGGTAAGCCTGTCTTTATTAAAGAATGGATAAGGATACATTGAAGCAATAGGCTTTATTCAAATAGTCTATTCTTCAAGAATTGGCTGATAAACAGCATGATTTTCCTCATCAAAGCAAACAAAAATGACCCTTTGAATGATGGCTTGTTTAGTGATAAACTCTCGAACGGTTTGAATGGCAATAGAAGCTGCCTGGCCCTTAGGAAATCCATAAATGCCGGTGCTGATATTGGGAAATGAAATACTCAACACATTATTCTTTGCCGCCAGTTTCAGGCTATTGTAATACGCCTGACGCAATAATTCTTTTTCTCCCTGTTGTCCGTTTTGCCAAACGGGACCCACCGTATGTATTACATATTGCGCAGGCAAATTGCCTGCAGTGGTGATCACAGCTTCTCCGGTTTTACACCCACCCTGCCGGGCTCTTATTTTCCGGCAGTCTTCGAGTATAGCAGGGCCGCCATCCCTGTGAATCGCGCCATCCACACCTCCGCCTCCCAGCAGCGAAGAGTTGGCTGCGTTTACAATAGCGTCTACTGCTATTTTAGTGATATCTCCCTTTATCAGTTCGATCATGTTGGCTATTTGCAAGCTGAAGTTAACGCATTTGTGTGGAGTGAAGCGTCGATAAAAAAGTATTAAGTACATTTAAGTTTCCTAAACCCTGTTATATGTTTACACGGTATTTATCTTTTTTTGCTTTGATAGCGGTCGTTTCAATGAGTTCCTGCTCATCGCATAAGCCTTTGACACATCATGCTTCTCAAGCAGGTATACAACCAACAACCGTTCCGGATGCCGTAAGAGAGTTCAGGGCTGCATGGGGAGCCACCGTTGCCAATATTAACTGGCCCAGTAAACCCGGCCTGCCTGCGGGTGAGCAACAAAAGGAAGCTATTGCATTACTCGATTTTTTAAAGGAGCACCATTTTAATGCCGTGATTTTCCAGGTGAGGCCACAGGCAGATGCGCTTTACAAAAGTGCTTTAGAACCCTGGTCTTATTATCTTACCGGGCAGCAGGGAAAAGCCCCCGAACCCTTTTATGATCCGCTTGAATTTTGGGTTAAAGCTGCACATGAGCGGGGCCTGGAGCTTCATGTATGGCTAAATCCTTATCGCGCCCACCATGTAGCCGGAGGTCCGGTTAGTGATCAGTCATTGGTTAAAACGCAACCTGGCCTGGTCGTTTCTTTGAAGGAAGGTTATTGGTGGTTTGATCCTTCGCTGAAGGAAACACAGGATCATGGTGTGAACGTAGTAATGGATATTGTAAAGAGATATGATATAGACGGTGTGCATTTCGATGATTATTTTTATCCCTATCCTTCTTATAATAAAAATGAAGACTTCCCCGATACAGTCAGCTGGAAAAAATACCAACTGGCGGGTGGAACCTTATCGCGTGGCGATTGGCGCAGGAAAAGCGTCAACGATTTTATTGAGCGTTTATATAGCGAGATAAAGAAGGAGAAGAAACATGTAAAATTCGGACTGAGTCCGTTTGGCATATGGCGTCCCGGCTATCCGGCTTCAGTAGAAGGATTTGATCAGTACGAAGAATTGTATGCGGATGCTAAATTGTGGTTGAACAAGGGTTGGATAGATTATTTCTCTCCCCAATTATACTGGCCTGCCAGCAGGCTGGCACAAAGCTATCCGGTTTTGCTAGGCTGGTGGTCAGGAGAAAATACCATGAACCGCCATTTATGGCCGGGAATAAGCGTAGGCCGCGATACCAGTTCTATCAATACTACGGAGGTTATAAACGAAATCATGATCAGCAGGGGCGTTACGCCCCAAAGCAGTGGGGTGGTGCATTGGAGCATGTCATCACTTACAAAAAACACCAAACTTGCTCAGGCATTGCTGGACGGACCTTATAAAAAACAGGCTTTGGTGCCGCCCAGTAGCTGGTTAGATCCTATAGCGCCTGTGGCGCCAATAGTTAGACTCAAAAAAGAACAGGATATTGTTACTGTTAATTGGTCGCACCTGGGCAAAAATGATGTATCACAATGGGTAATTTATTACCAGTATGGTAAAAGTTGGAATTATCAAATATTGAACAGCGAAGCGGAGTCGCTCACTTTAAAAAATGGCGAAGGAAAAAATACTTTGAACAGTATTGCAGTAAGCGCCGTCGACCGCTCGGGAAATGAAAGCGTAAAAACAACGGTCTTCCCCGATATTGTACACATCGAATCACGCAAAGCCTGGAATGCCAGCGAACCGCGCCCGTACAAGCAACAGGTACCTGTACGCATTACCGTGCATCATGAGGGCGGTAAAGTATTACCGGATACGGCAAGCGCTGCTACCCGCCTGAAAAATATCCAGACCTGGTGCATGGGACCCGACCGGAAATGGACGGACATTCCTTATCACTACCTTATTGCGCCGGACGGAACCGTATATGAAGGGCGTAATCCGCTTACGGTTGGCGAAACCAATACAGAATATGATCCTTCCGGTCATTTGCTGATCTGTTTTTTAGGAAATTACGGTCAGCAAAAAATGAATCAGCACCTGTTGGACGTTCTTTCCAGGCTAATCGCTCATTTTTGTATTCAATACAATATTTCACCTGAAGCCATCTCAACCCACCGCGATCACAGTAAAATGACCACCTGCCCTGGAGAAAACATCTATCCTTATTTTAAAAATAATTACGTAAAACAGCGGGTGAAAGAGCTGTTGCAACAAACCGGCGGTACTAAAGGGTGATATTTTAAACCGGGTTACTTAATCAATATGGGAATCTAAAGCTGCTTTCCTATAATTTTGGCATTGCAAAATTTCAGGTATGGCAATGAACTGGGTCAATTGTTTTTCTTCAAAGAGGTACGGTATTGAATATACAACGGAAGATGAAAGAAGCGATTTTGAAAGAGATTGGGACCGCATTATATTTTCAAGTCCCTTCAGGCGCTTGCAAAATAAAACCCAGGTATTCCCATTGCCCGAGGAAATTTTTGTTCACAACCGTTTAACGCATTCGCTCGAGGTGGCCAGTGTCGGACGCTCTTTAGGAGGTTTAATAGGCGAGCGGCTGGCGCAGTTGCCCCAAGTGGCAGCCGATAGCCGGGCTGCAGACTTTTATACCAATAACCTTAAATACGTAATTGCCGCTGCCTGCCTGGCGCACGATATGGGTAACCCCGCTTTTGGTCATTCGGGAGAAGATGCTATTTCCAAATATTTCAGAAAGAGAGATACTGAAAAACCCGATGATATGGCGTTTAAGCAGTTATTTACGCCTGCACAGTGGAAAGATCTCACCACCTTCGAGGGAAACGCGAATGCCCTGCGTATTTTAACCATGTACCAGAATGGAAGGGCCAAGGGCGGTTTCCGCCTTACTTACAGCACATTGGGCTCCATCATCAAATATCCGTGCGAGTCACTGGCATCAGGCAATAAGAAGAGGGTGCATCAAAAAAAATACGGCTATTTTAACATTGATGAGCCTGTTTTCCTGGCCATAGCAAAGGAGCTGAATATGGTGATTGATGAAGGGAAGGAACTGATGGTGTACAAGCGTCATCCCTTTGTTTTTATTGTAGAAGCGGCAGATGACATCTGTTATAATATCATTGATTTTGAAGATGCACATCGTTTGGGACTGTTGGATTATGAAGAAGTGCGCGATAGCTTTATCAACATTATACAACATCACACCAGCAATATTGAGCGGGTGAAACAAATAGCAGAAGACCTGCGCGCTGATCCAAATGAATCGATTGCCTACCTGCGTGCAAAAGCAATTAATGTGCTGATCAATAAATGTACTGAGGTGTTCTGGCAGCACAAAGACGAAATTCTGGAAGGCAGCTTTAACCAAAGTCTGTTGGATGCCATACCTGGGATGCAGGATGCGCTGTCCCACATCAATCAAGTTTCAGTAGCAAGGATTTATAATGCTAAAAAAGTAATAGAACTGGAGATCGCCGGTTTCCGTATTATGTCAGGCCTGGTTGAAGATTTCGTTACCGCTGCACTAACTCCAAAAGAAGTAAGAGACAAAGAGCACAAAAAAATTTTGGAGTTATTGCCTCAGCAGTTCCGGTTTGATGAAGCGGGCTCACCTTATGAAAAGGTGATGCGGATGCTCGATTTTATCTCTGGTATGACCGATGTATACGCCTTAAAGCTATATAGAAAGCTAAGGGGTATTGAGATATAGTATTCAAAAATTGGGTAACCGGCTTACTTTATATTAGTAAGGTGCGCAACCGATTGATCGTTTCCGATCATCATTCTGCACGTATCTTTGATACGCATTTGAGGGCCATTTCATGAAAATTATAGACAACTGGTATTGCAATCACAGGGGGCGACTTTTGGCAATTGCTTGTCAAAAGGGCTACAGTTATGAGGAAGCGAAGGACATTGTGCAACAATTTTTTTTAGACATCTTACAAAAAGAACTGGGCGACATCAAAAACCCCGGGGCTTTTCTGCTAACTGCATTTAAAAACCGGTTGATAGACCTGTACCGCGCTGACAGAGCTAAACCTGCATTTGAGGTAACCCCCGATGTGCCGTCTACACAGGATATTATCGAAGATTTGGAGTCAGACGCAGCATTGGTAGAAAAAATTGCCAATGCTTATAAAAACCTGCCCGCACGTTACAGACGTGTCATTTATATGAAATACTACCAGGGTTTGACCACAGAGCAAATTGTGGACGAAACCGGTTTTACCTACCAGACCGTTTATAATAATCTTTCCAAAGGAATTCAGCTGTTACGGCGGAACCTGGCGGATCATTCCGGCAAGACAGCCAACCTGAAATTAGCGGCATTACTGGGAATTTTATTTTCTCAGAATTTTTTTGAATAAAACCGGTTAGATTTTTACCGGCTATCCGTCTATTTAATTAAACGGAGCGCTGCTATTATGCTTTATTCTGTAGAAGACCTGGTTATCAACGACTCATTTATTGCTTACTGCATGCAACAGGATGCGGATGACAGGTCATTCTGGGATGAATACCTGGAACAGCATCCGGATGCGCTCCCGGTTGTAGAAGAAGCGCGGCTGCTGGTGCTGGGGCTGAAATATATGCTGCAGAAAAAGCAAAATGAGCTGTCTGCCGGCGATGAAAAAAGCGGGCATGCACTTTATGTGCCGGAAGCTACAGTTCAACAATTAAACCCGGTTCCTGATACAGAGCGCAACAATTCTTTTAAAAGAAAACGGGCCTGGGCTGTAGCGATGATTGTCTTAGGGGTAATGGCCTTGGGTATTTTTTACCAGACCAGCCGGTCTGTTAATAGCAATGAAAAACCGATAGAAAAAATTGTTTCAACAAAAATACCTGTTGAGTCGAAACCGGGTGAGCTCAAAACATTGGTATTGCCGGACAACTCCGCCGTTACCCTGAATATGGGCTCAACTTTAAAAATTGATGAAGGGTTCGGTACTGGTAACCGGGACGTTTACCTGGATGGAGAAGCCTTTTTTGAAGTAACACATAATAAAAACCTGCCTTTTGTAGTACATGTAAAAGACTATAAAGTAAAAGTGCTTGGAACAAGGTTTAATGTAAAAGCATATAAAAATGACAGACTAAGCGAAACCTCTTTGATAGAGGGAAGTGTGCAAATCATCGTGAATAAAAACGGGAAAGATGAAGTGTATAAAACATTAGAAGTAAATCAAAAATTTACAACCGAAGCCGATTCTTCTACTTTGACTGCAATTGCCAAAGATATGGGGGGAGAGGTAGTTCCTTTGTCTTACTATAATGAGAAACAGGCTGTGGAAACAGCATGGACAAAAGAATTGCTCATTTTTGAGGGGCAATCTTTGGATGAGATTAAAAATATACTGGAGCGAAAATTCGGTGTTACAATCACTATCCCAGACCAAAAGGTTCAGCAGTATATGTATTCTGCTAATTTTACTAACGAGTCCATTGACGAAATATTAAAAGCTTTGCAGTTGTCCTACCCCTTTTCCTACAAAAAAGAAGGAAACACAATCATTATAAATAAATAAGCCATGTAAAAAAAAGATCGCCAACAGAAAGGGAGAAACGGATTGCGGCCATTCCTCCCCGGTAATGAAAAATGGAAGGGAAAAGCCTTCCACCTTTTAATTAAAACCAAAATAAAAGTATGAAAAAAAATGCTTACTTGAATAGGCGGCTCCCTGGGCTGCTTAAAAAACTGTTGTTTATGAAATTATGTATTGCCTTGCTATGCCTGACGGCTACGCAGGTTGCAGCAACAACACTTCGATCGCAGGAAACAGTTTCTCTCAATTTGAACAAGGCCAAACTGTCCTCCGTTCTTAAAACGATAGAGAAGGAGTCGGATTACCGTTTTGCTTTTAGCAACAAAGTTGTTGACAGAATTGCCATTACACTGAAAATAGAGAATGTACCGGTACTCAACCTGCTTCCTACATTACTGGATGGCACTGGGCTTGAATTTCAAAAGCTGAATGACAAACTTATTGTGGTGCGGGAAAAAACCATAGCAACTATTATTGTAAAAGGAATGGTGGCAAATGATAAAGGAGAACCTGTAGCCGGAGTAACGATTACCTCTGATAAAGGGATAACTACAGTCACCAATATAAAGGGAGAATACAGTATAGAAGTGAACGAAGATGCGACGCTGACTTTTACACATGTCAGCTATAAATCGCAAACGGTGAAAGTGAACGGTCAGACCTCAGTTAATGTGGTACTGCAGGATGCGGAAAGATCGCTGGACGAGGTTGTTGTTACGGCGCTGGGTATTAAGCGCCAGGAAAAAGCCCTGGGCTATGCAACACAGAAAGTAGGAGGCCAAAGCCTGCAAACCGTAAAAGGAGTGGATCTGGGTACTTCACTTACCGGAAAAGTAGCAGGGTTGGTAGTAAAAAACTCAACAGAGTTTAATGGCAAACCCAACCTTGAAATGCGTGGAGAAACGCCATTGATTATTATCGACGGTGTTCAATACTCCAATGTTACATTACGGGATATACCAACAGATGATATTGAAAGCATCGACTTTTTGAAAGGCCCGACAGCCGCGGCATTGTATGGTGCCGATGGTAAAAATGGTGCGGTGATGATCAGTACCAAAAAAGGAAAAGGCAAGGGATTGTCGGTTGATTTTAACAGCAATAATATGTTTACACTGGGCTACCTTACTATTCCCAAAGTGCAAACCTCTTATGGACATGGAGAAAATGGTAAAATAACGGACGATTATGTTTGGGGACCTAAACTGAATATTGGCGACAGTGCTCTTCAGTGGAATCCTGTTACCAAAAAAGAAGAAATGATGCCCCTGATTACCCGGGGGAAAGATAACCTGAAGAACTTTATGCAAACGGGATTTGTTACCAATAACAATGTCAGCGTTACGCAAACAGGCGATAATGGCTATTTCCGCGCGGGCATCAACCACATTTATAATAAAGGGCAGTTCCCCAATCAAACATTAAAGATCACGAACTTTACGATGAGCGGAGAAATGCGTGCCGGCAACAAGTTTAGCCTGGAAACGCATATGGGCTATACCCGTAAGGAAGCGCCAAACGTATGGGGATCAGGCTATGGTGATCAGGGGTACCTGTACCAAATATTGATGTGGACCGGGCCCGAATACGATCTTTCTCAATACAAGGATTATTGGGCCGTTAAAGATCAAAAACAAAACTGGTTGTACAAGAACTGGTATGATAATCCTTACTACATGGCTTACGAAAAGTTATGGGGCCTGAACCAGAATTTATTCAATGCCAGCCTAACGGCTAATTACAAATTTACACCAGACCTGAAATTGATGCTTCGTAGCGGGTATGATTATTTTAAAGATGAAGATATTGTCAGGAACGCCATAGGTGCTATTTCTACGAGAGGGCAGAATATTAACTTTCGCCTGGACCCTGATCGTCGGGGTGCTATGAGCTGGAGCTGGAATGCAAAAGGTCTTTACGGACAGCATCAAAGCTGGGGCTTTACCTCTACCACTGATGCGATATTAAGTTATCAAAAAACTCTTGGCAAATTTGGTATAGATGTATTGGGTGGTGGATCTATGCGCTACCTGGAGTTCCGTCAGCAGGGCTCGCGTACCCGTAACGGTTTAAATGTACCGGGCTGGTATTCCTTAGCGAATGCTATTCCTTCTACGGTATTAGGCGAGGATGCAATTGTAACCAACTTTGGCTTTGAGCGCTCACAGGTAAACAGCGTTTACGGGAAAGCAACCCTCTCCTGGAATAATGCAATTTTTGTTGACGTAACGGGCAGGAACGATTGGTTCTCTACACAGCCTAAAACAGAACGTTCTTACTTCTATCCTTCAGTTGCCGGTAGCTTTATTCTTTCAGAATACTTAAACCTGCCGCAATGGGTGAATATGTGGAAATTGAGAGGTTCATGGACCGTTTCCAAATATCCCGCAAATATCTATGAGATCAACAGGGCATATACGCCGGGATCTGTATTAGGCAATGTTGCAGCTTCTTATCCCAATAACTTATACCCACTTGATCTGCTGCCAACTACCGAAAGAACCTGGGAGATAGGAACAGCGGCTTATATGTTTAAACAGCGGCTTCGTTTGGATGTTGCTTATTTCAATAAACTATATTTCGACAGGAAGATAACACCGGCTATCTCTTCTGCATCCGGTTTTGGTACCACACTAATCAATACTGCCGAGCAACTGGTTCGCCGCGGTATGGAGATCACCCTGGATGGAACCGTTATAAAAAACCAAAACCTTACCTGGAACTCTTTGATCAACTGGTCGTTCCAGCATCGCTATTATAAAACCTTAGACCCTGTTTATTCTACCGATGATGCGTTTACTAAAATAGGAGGCCGGTACGATGCGTATAAAAGAGAGATTTTGCTTAAAGACCTCAATGGTAATATCATTCACCAGAACGGTTACCCGGTAGAAAGCGATTACCAATACCAGATCGGTTATGGCGATCCCGACTTCTCATTCGGTTTTTCAAACACCGTTAACTGGAAGAACATCATTTTTGGCATTTCTATCGACGGCCGCATTGGTGGTCTGATGTACAATTATATCTGGGATAAAATGTTTGATACGGGTGTACATCCAGACACTGATAACGAGTTTCGTTATGACGAAGTGGTAAACGGATTAAAAAACTATGTGGGAAGCGGAGTAAAAGTAGTTTCGGGTGAAGTAAAGTATGATAAGTATGGCAATATTACCAGCGATACGCGCCAGTATGCGCCCAACGATGTAGCGGTAGGTTACCAGAGTTACATGCAGGACATTTCCGGGAAAGGCGAGCATGGCGTAATGAGCGAAAGCTTTGCCAAATTAAGGGAGATCTCCATCGGTTACCAGTTACCTAAATCTTTCCTGGGCAATTCTAAAATTAAAAATGCTTCTATTTCGCTAACCGCTCAGAATGTACTATTGGTAACGAAGTTTAAGTTTTCCGATCCGGACAGGGATACAGAGGACCTGAATGCACCTTCCCAAAGGATGGTTGGTTTCAATATTAAGTTAGGTCTATAATCAAGTTACAGAAAATTAAAACAATACTATGAACCGTTCTATATACAAATATATGTTGCTATGCTGCATTATCAGTGCAACATGTATAAGCTGCAGCAAGTTTGATCAGATTAATACGAACCCGGACACCACCACTACTGCCCGGTCGGAATGGCTGGCTACCAGCATGCTGGGATCTGTCACCGTAAGCGATATCAGCACACAAAAGGCATTTGCACAACCGTTCATGTTGAGCAAATACACTATCTGGAAAGAAGGCGGTCCTGAATCCATGCAGTACAACCGGTTTGGACGCATAGATTTTAACAGGTTGACGGTATTACGTAATGTAGATCCCATGATTGCCAATGCTCCGTCTGAAGCCTTAAAGAATTCATATACTGCCCTGGGTCATTTTATAAGGGCATGGCAGTTTTTTCAAACAACCATGCGTGTAGGCGATATACCTTATTCAGAAGCCATAAAGGGAGAGTCTGATAAAAATATCAAGCCAAAGTACGACAGTCAAAAAGAGGTTTTTAAGGGCATTTTAAATGAGCTGGACCAGGCTGATGAGCTCTTTAAAACCGGTGCTGATTTTTCGGGAGATATTATCTATGGAGGGAAAACTGCCAAGTGGAGAAAACTGGTCAACTCTTTCCAGCTCCATGTTTTGATGAACCTGCATAAAAAAACAGCTGATGCCGATTTGAATGTAATAGGTCGTTTTCAGAAAATTGTAGCGGAGCGGCCATTGATGGAAGATTATACAGATAATTTTGCGGTAGAATATAAGAATTCTGCAGGAAGTTGTTATCCCTGGTCCAATACTCCTGTTCAAACCAACCCTTTTATTATTTATTCCGCATTAACCACAACATTTGTTAACCCTTTAAAAGCCAACCAGGACCGGCGCTTGTTTTATGTAGCCGAACCAGCTAAAGCAAAAATTGCTGCAGGAGGCCTTGCATCAAGCTATGACTCTTACCTGGGCCTTGAACCTTCCAATACAATGGCGGATATCGTGGCGACCTATAATGCGGGTAATTTCTCAGATTTTAATAAACGATATGTGGAGTTGTTTAATGCAGAACCCGTAGGCTTGCTTTGTGTATGGGACGTAAAGTTCCTGATGGCAGAAGCTACCATAAGAGGCTGGGTATCGGGCACAACAGCGCAGGCTTACTATGCAGCGGGTATACAGCAGTCTATGAAGTTCCTGGTAAACTACACGCCGGTGGCATACAGGCACGGTGTGACAATGGACGATGCTTATATAAGCGGATATCCATTGACCGCAGGTGTTGCATTAACAGGTAGTATTGAAAACCGGATCAAGCAGATCATTACACAAAAATACCTGGCGGGATTTTTACAGAACTGTGATTATAATGCATGGTACGAAAACAGGAGAACAGGTTACCCTGAATTTGTTTTAAACCCGGCTACCAATCTTAATACGCCGTCTACAAAGTTCCCGCTTCGCTGGCTGTATCCTTCCACAGAACTAACGAATAACAGCGAAAACCTGGATGCTGCCATTAAAAGCCAGTACAGTGGTAATGATAATGTAAACGAAACAATGTGGCTACTTAAGTAAGGGATTAATAGTATAATTTTAGTGTATCATGGCAATAGACTTTTCGAGGAGAGATTTCTTAAAAAAAACAGGACTATTGGCGGGCGGCGCGGGTGTTTTCTCCGCGCTCCCCGGCTCTATTCAAAAGGCAATGGCCATTAACCCGGCAAAGGGTTCCACCTTTGAAGATGCGGAACATATTGTATTGTTGATGCAGGAAAATCGCTCCTTTGATCATTGTTTTGGTGCGCTTCGGGGTGTGCGGGGGTTTAATGATCCCCGGGCGCTCAGGCTGGCAAATGGCAACCCTGTATGGCTGCAAACCAACAAGGACAATAACTCTTACCTGCCTTTCCGGCTGGATATGCAGAACACAAAAGTAACCTGGATGGGCGGATTGCCCCACTCCTGGGAAGACCAGGTAGATGCTCGAAACCAGGGCCAGTATGATCAGTGGCTGATTGCCAAAAAAACGGGCTACAAAGGTTTTGAGGATAAGCCTATGACACTGGGCTATTATACCCGCGAAGACCTGCCATTTAACTATGCCCTGGCAGATTCCTTTACTATTTGTGATCAGCATTTCTGTTCTTCTTTAACCGGAACTACGCCTAACCGGCTTTACTTTTGGTCGGGTGCGCTTCGGAAAGATGGCTTGGCTGAAAACCCGGCCCTGGTGCGAAATAATGAAGCCGATCATAATGCAGAAGTAAGCTGGGCCACATTGCCCGAACTGTTGCAGGAAAATGGCATATCATGGAAAGTGTACCAGAATGAACTAAGCATTCCATCCGGCCTCAGCGATGAGGAAGATGCATGGCTAGGCAATTTTACAGATAACGACCTGGAGTGGTTTTCCCAATATCATGTACGCCGGTCGAAAAAATATGAGAATTATCTTAGCGGTAAACTTGCCGGGTACGATAAAAGCCTGGCAGAATTAAAAGAGCGCCTCGACAAAAATCCAGAGGATGAAAAAACACAGCGTGTATGGAAGGGCTTAGAAGAAAGAAAAAAATACTACATCAAAGAATTAGATCGTTGCCGCGAAGAACTTCAAAAGAACCTAAGCGATCATGAACAAGCTTTACACAACAATGCTTTTGTAACCAATGAGGCCGACCCCGACTATCACAGCCTGGAAGAAATAGAATATGAGCATAAAGG belongs to Niabella yanshanensis and includes:
- a CDS encoding SusC/RagA family TonB-linked outer membrane protein, giving the protein MKLCIALLCLTATQVAATTLRSQETVSLNLNKAKLSSVLKTIEKESDYRFAFSNKVVDRIAITLKIENVPVLNLLPTLLDGTGLEFQKLNDKLIVVREKTIATIIVKGMVANDKGEPVAGVTITSDKGITTVTNIKGEYSIEVNEDATLTFTHVSYKSQTVKVNGQTSVNVVLQDAERSLDEVVVTALGIKRQEKALGYATQKVGGQSLQTVKGVDLGTSLTGKVAGLVVKNSTEFNGKPNLEMRGETPLIIIDGVQYSNVTLRDIPTDDIESIDFLKGPTAAALYGADGKNGAVMISTKKGKGKGLSVDFNSNNMFTLGYLTIPKVQTSYGHGENGKITDDYVWGPKLNIGDSALQWNPVTKKEEMMPLITRGKDNLKNFMQTGFVTNNNVSVTQTGDNGYFRAGINHIYNKGQFPNQTLKITNFTMSGEMRAGNKFSLETHMGYTRKEAPNVWGSGYGDQGYLYQILMWTGPEYDLSQYKDYWAVKDQKQNWLYKNWYDNPYYMAYEKLWGLNQNLFNASLTANYKFTPDLKLMLRSGYDYFKDEDIVRNAIGAISTRGQNINFRLDPDRRGAMSWSWNAKGLYGQHQSWGFTSTTDAILSYQKTLGKFGIDVLGGGSMRYLEFRQQGSRTRNGLNVPGWYSLANAIPSTVLGEDAIVTNFGFERSQVNSVYGKATLSWNNAIFVDVTGRNDWFSTQPKTERSYFYPSVAGSFILSEYLNLPQWVNMWKLRGSWTVSKYPANIYEINRAYTPGSVLGNVAASYPNNLYPLDLLPTTERTWEIGTAAYMFKQRLRLDVAYFNKLYFDRKITPAISSASGFGTTLINTAEQLVRRGMEITLDGTVIKNQNLTWNSLINWSFQHRYYKTLDPVYSTDDAFTKIGGRYDAYKREILLKDLNGNIIHQNGYPVESDYQYQIGYGDPDFSFGFSNTVNWKNIIFGISIDGRIGGLMYNYIWDKMFDTGVHPDTDNEFRYDEVVNGLKNYVGSGVKVVSGEVKYDKYGNITSDTRQYAPNDVAVGYQSYMQDISGKGEHGVMSESFAKLREISIGYQLPKSFLGNSKIKNASISLTAQNVLLVTKFKFSDPDRDTEDLNAPSQRMVGFNIKLGL
- a CDS encoding SusD/RagB family nutrient-binding outer membrane lipoprotein; protein product: MNRSIYKYMLLCCIISATCISCSKFDQINTNPDTTTTARSEWLATSMLGSVTVSDISTQKAFAQPFMLSKYTIWKEGGPESMQYNRFGRIDFNRLTVLRNVDPMIANAPSEALKNSYTALGHFIRAWQFFQTTMRVGDIPYSEAIKGESDKNIKPKYDSQKEVFKGILNELDQADELFKTGADFSGDIIYGGKTAKWRKLVNSFQLHVLMNLHKKTADADLNVIGRFQKIVAERPLMEDYTDNFAVEYKNSAGSCYPWSNTPVQTNPFIIYSALTTTFVNPLKANQDRRLFYVAEPAKAKIAAGGLASSYDSYLGLEPSNTMADIVATYNAGNFSDFNKRYVELFNAEPVGLLCVWDVKFLMAEATIRGWVSGTTAQAYYAAGIQQSMKFLVNYTPVAYRHGVTMDDAYISGYPLTAGVALTGSIENRIKQIITQKYLAGFLQNCDYNAWYENRRTGYPEFVLNPATNLNTPSTKFPLRWLYPSTELTNNSENLDAAIKSQYSGNDNVNETMWLLK